A single genomic interval of Nocardia bhagyanarayanae harbors:
- a CDS encoding universal stress protein, whose product MTAYRTIVVGTDGSESSYKAVEKAAALAGDAGSTLIVACAYYPTDDRDVAAAADVLKDEAYQVRGSAPTNEILRTARDKATAAGAKEIVERAIVGEPVESLLNLIKETQADLLVVGNRGLNTLAGRLLGSVPSDVARKSRTDVLIVHTVR is encoded by the coding sequence ATGACCGCCTACCGGACCATTGTCGTCGGTACCGATGGATCGGAGTCGTCGTACAAGGCCGTCGAGAAGGCTGCGGCACTGGCTGGCGATGCCGGCTCCACCCTGATCGTGGCTTGCGCCTACTATCCGACCGACGACCGTGACGTCGCCGCCGCGGCGGACGTGCTCAAGGACGAGGCCTACCAGGTGCGCGGTTCCGCCCCGACCAACGAGATCCTGCGCACTGCCAGGGACAAGGCGACGGCCGCGGGCGCCAAGGAGATCGTCGAGCGCGCCATCGTCGGTGAGCCGGTGGAGTCGCTGCTCAACCTGATCAAGGAGACCCAGGCCGATCTGCTGGTCGTCGGTAACCGGGGCCTGAACACCCTGGCCGGCCGCCTGCTCGGCTCGGTGCCCTCCGATGTGGCGCGCAAGTCTCGCACGGACGTGCTCATCGTGCACACCGTCCGGTAG
- a CDS encoding SPFH domain-containing protein: protein MGSNPVKNTYLDQVVAQQAALEDDLRTRKPAAVGAPAPSAPGAPPQPRSPLAKRSARVGPSAQGQGTGPVEVRVTGFWRWRTVLVPPNAFVVHTRRGRAEPLHIGLGVSFRYPATDSYLVVPGAMQTILINAYCICRELQGVLVQGYVQWIIEDFGTAYRKLDFSDADDPMRLVNIQLREQAEAAIKDKVSTMGVRDVLSDKQPIIEELTARLRAVAEGSGDEQTGGGDRGLGLRIVTVQIKEAVVSSSTLWENLQKPYRTEQTQVARLAELTAQEAISAREAAAQRAGEERRIENERELAQLRDRNEAARFDRETAERMRRTTREHDDQRAVAELAQQTALHTVRLEREQHAEQLENLRLRQELRRMEVDGELALATARQRAEHEGELLVVQRERERVATANAQNDANIQATLVANLPEIVAKLPAPAELRSYQIGGDLSGLATVVAQLNGVIDAWSARRAAGDAPVD, encoded by the coding sequence ATGGGGAGTAATCCGGTCAAGAACACCTATCTCGACCAGGTCGTGGCGCAGCAAGCGGCGCTGGAGGACGATCTGCGCACGCGCAAGCCCGCGGCCGTGGGAGCGCCGGCGCCGTCCGCGCCCGGCGCTCCGCCGCAGCCGCGCAGCCCGCTGGCGAAACGGTCCGCTCGGGTCGGCCCGAGTGCTCAGGGACAGGGCACCGGACCGGTGGAGGTGCGGGTCACCGGATTCTGGCGGTGGCGCACGGTGCTGGTGCCGCCCAACGCCTTCGTCGTGCACACCAGGCGGGGGCGCGCGGAACCGCTGCACATCGGGCTGGGTGTGTCGTTCCGGTACCCGGCCACCGACTCCTATCTCGTGGTGCCGGGCGCGATGCAGACCATCCTGATCAACGCCTACTGCATCTGCCGGGAGTTGCAGGGCGTGCTGGTGCAGGGCTACGTGCAATGGATCATCGAGGATTTCGGCACCGCGTACCGCAAGCTCGACTTCTCCGATGCCGACGATCCCATGCGGCTGGTCAACATTCAGCTGCGCGAGCAGGCCGAGGCCGCCATCAAGGACAAGGTGTCCACGATGGGTGTGCGCGACGTGCTCAGCGACAAGCAGCCCATCATCGAGGAACTGACCGCCCGTCTGCGCGCCGTCGCCGAAGGCAGCGGTGACGAGCAGACCGGCGGCGGTGATCGCGGGCTCGGACTGCGGATCGTCACCGTGCAGATCAAAGAGGCGGTGGTCAGTTCCTCGACACTGTGGGAGAACCTGCAGAAGCCCTACCGCACCGAACAGACTCAGGTCGCGCGGCTGGCGGAACTCACCGCTCAGGAAGCGATCTCGGCCAGGGAGGCGGCCGCGCAGCGGGCGGGCGAGGAACGGCGCATCGAGAACGAGCGCGAGCTCGCGCAGCTGCGCGACCGCAACGAGGCGGCGCGCTTCGACCGTGAGACCGCGGAGCGGATGCGGCGCACCACGCGCGAACACGACGACCAGCGCGCGGTCGCCGAACTCGCGCAGCAGACCGCGCTGCACACCGTGCGGCTGGAACGCGAACAGCACGCCGAGCAGCTCGAGAACCTGCGCCTCCGCCAAGAACTGCGCCGGATGGAAGTGGACGGCGAGCTGGCGCTGGCGACGGCGCGGCAGCGCGCCGAACACGAGGGCGAGCTGCTCGTCGTACAGCGCGAGCGGGAACGCGTCGCCACCGCCAACGCGCAGAACGACGCGAACATCCAGGCCACGCTGGTCGCCAACCTGCCCGAGATCGTCGCGAAACTGCCCGCGCCCGCCGAGCTGCGCTCGTACCAGATCGGCGGCGATCTGTCGGGGCTCGCGACGGTGGTCGCCCAGCTGAACGGCGTGATCGACGCGTGGTCGGCGCGCCGGGCGGCGGGGGACGCGCCGGTGGACTGA
- a CDS encoding VOC family protein — protein sequence MTTSVNPIPSGYHSITCFLAVADANKAIEFYSAVFGAKVLSRNDLPDGQPAHAELQIGDSTLQLGMPMPANGVQAPNGEWVHTSIVHYCPDVDAVVQRAIEHGARSAEEPQTFVTGDRFGVVIDPFGHRWAVMTRVEDVPHEEAQRRIEEWMASQS from the coding sequence ATGACGACATCGGTGAACCCCATCCCCTCCGGCTACCACTCGATCACCTGTTTCCTCGCGGTCGCCGACGCGAACAAGGCCATCGAGTTCTACTCCGCGGTCTTCGGCGCGAAGGTGCTCAGCCGCAACGATCTGCCCGACGGGCAGCCCGCGCACGCCGAACTCCAGATCGGCGACTCGACGCTGCAACTCGGTATGCCCATGCCCGCCAACGGTGTTCAGGCCCCGAACGGCGAGTGGGTGCACACCTCGATCGTGCACTACTGCCCCGACGTAGACGCCGTCGTCCAGCGCGCGATCGAGCACGGCGCCCGCAGCGCCGAGGAGCCGCAGACCTTCGTCACCGGCGACCGCTTCGGCGTCGTGATCGACCCGTTCGGTCATCGGTGGGCGGTGATGACCCGGGTCGAGGACGTCCCGCACGAGGAGGCCCAGCGCCGCATCGAGGAGTGGATGGCCTCGCAGAGCTGA
- a CDS encoding MATE family efflux transporter — protein MAFRFSSHWADYRAIVALAAPIAGIQLAQVALTTVDLAMMGLLGVAAVAAGGLALLLYNQLRTMCVGMVTGVGNMIAAAVGRGEKRTGTADLDETARAEIRGYVRAALAVATGTAAAGAVTLIGLGYALAWLGQDPDVLELARPIIWTLAPGLIPMLWLNVLRQFAVGMRRAGSLLRVTLLSIAVNALLNALFLFGWFGLPKLGLAGIGLATTLVQIWTCATYFATVRRDPMLGELLSLRAWRADRETMRRIVRMGTPIALTYGAEAAVTSVATLLMGVFGPVALAASNIVNQLAYIVYQVNIGLSQGASILVSRTVGRGEWAMVAGIARRTFALGFGFMTVVGIGYVLFPAAVLAPFLGGDRDDAAVVAAASTLLWFAIVQQYCKGSQNLCIGLLRGIGETKAGLRNTLVGYFALGVPAMAVCGFAVDWRGPGVWLGLCVGFGATAALVWRSFLRRVGGLGERAPEALSAAS, from the coding sequence ATGGCATTTCGTTTCTCGTCGCACTGGGCGGACTACCGGGCGATCGTGGCGCTGGCCGCGCCGATCGCGGGGATCCAGCTGGCGCAGGTCGCGCTGACCACCGTCGACCTGGCGATGATGGGGTTGCTCGGGGTTGCCGCGGTGGCGGCGGGTGGACTCGCCTTGCTGCTGTACAACCAGTTGCGCACCATGTGCGTCGGGATGGTCACCGGTGTGGGCAACATGATCGCCGCGGCTGTCGGTCGCGGCGAGAAGCGCACGGGCACGGCGGATCTCGACGAGACAGCGCGCGCCGAGATCCGCGGGTACGTGCGCGCCGCGCTGGCTGTCGCCACCGGCACGGCCGCGGCGGGCGCGGTGACGCTGATCGGGTTGGGTTACGCGCTGGCCTGGCTCGGCCAGGATCCCGACGTGCTGGAACTGGCCAGGCCCATCATCTGGACGCTGGCACCCGGTCTGATCCCGATGCTGTGGCTGAACGTGCTGCGGCAGTTCGCCGTCGGCATGCGGCGCGCCGGGTCGTTGCTGCGCGTCACGCTGCTCTCCATCGCGGTCAACGCGCTGCTGAACGCGCTGTTCCTGTTCGGCTGGTTCGGCCTGCCGAAGCTGGGGCTCGCGGGCATCGGCCTGGCCACCACGCTGGTCCAGATATGGACCTGCGCCACGTATTTCGCGACCGTGCGGCGCGATCCGATGCTCGGTGAGCTGCTTTCGCTGCGCGCATGGCGGGCCGACCGCGAGACGATGCGGCGGATCGTGCGGATGGGTACGCCCATCGCCCTGACCTACGGCGCGGAAGCCGCCGTCACCTCGGTCGCCACGTTGCTGATGGGTGTGTTCGGGCCGGTGGCGCTCGCGGCGAGCAATATCGTGAACCAGCTGGCCTACATCGTGTACCAGGTGAACATCGGTCTGTCCCAAGGCGCTTCGATTCTGGTCAGCCGTACCGTCGGCCGGGGCGAGTGGGCGATGGTCGCGGGGATCGCGCGGCGCACGTTCGCGCTCGGCTTCGGATTCATGACCGTCGTCGGCATCGGCTACGTGCTCTTCCCCGCCGCCGTGCTCGCGCCGTTCCTCGGCGGTGACCGCGACGACGCGGCGGTGGTCGCGGCGGCCTCGACGCTGCTCTGGTTCGCCATCGTCCAGCAGTACTGCAAGGGTTCGCAGAACCTGTGCATCGGGCTGTTGCGCGGCATCGGCGAGACCAAGGCCGGGCTGCGCAACACCCTGGTCGGCTACTTCGCCCTCGGTGTGCCCGCGATGGCGGTGTGCGGGTTCGCGGTGGACTGGCGCGGGCCCGGGGTCTGGCTCGGGCTGTGCGTCGGGTTCGGCGCCACCGCGGCGCTGGTCTGGCGCAGTTTTCTGCGGCGGGTCGGCGGACTCGGCGAGCGAGCGCCGGAGGCGCTGTCCGCCGCGAGTTGA
- a CDS encoding MarR family winged helix-turn-helix transcriptional regulator, which produces MTQTTELQLDNQVCFALYAASRALTRLYRPMLDDLGLTYPQYLVMLVLWERETVTVKELGEALDLDSGTLSPLLKRLETTGLISRVRSAEDERSVLVRPTEAGAALRDRAREVPRKIADATGLDREGLARFRAEVREFTAVVEGAQL; this is translated from the coding sequence ATGACACAGACGACCGAGCTCCAGCTCGACAACCAGGTGTGCTTCGCGCTGTACGCCGCCTCGCGGGCGCTCACGCGGCTCTACCGGCCGATGCTGGACGACCTCGGGCTGACCTACCCGCAGTACCTGGTGATGTTGGTGCTGTGGGAGCGCGAAACCGTGACGGTGAAAGAGCTGGGCGAGGCGCTCGACCTCGACTCGGGGACTCTGTCGCCGTTGTTGAAGCGGCTGGAGACCACGGGGCTGATCAGCAGGGTGCGTTCCGCGGAGGACGAGCGCTCGGTGCTGGTGCGGCCGACCGAGGCCGGTGCGGCGCTGCGCGACCGGGCCAGGGAGGTCCCGAGGAAGATCGCCGACGCCACCGGCCTCGACCGGGAGGGTCTTGCCCGATTCCGCGCCGAGGTCCGCGAGTTCACCGCCGTCGTGGAGGGCGCTCAGCTCTGA
- a CDS encoding DUF402 domain-containing protein: protein MTQAPAVNVHRPKVEYFDVASLTNTDPKGFVRPVERYRVEPWGLYMARTADHPQFHYMESWLLPELGLRATVFHYNPAHRRDQDYYLDLGEFTRIEPKKWRSVDHYLDIVVRSQRETILLDVDELLAAHAAGLIGAAEAEAAIQHATAAIDGIAKHGHSLDDWLATYDIELTWL, encoded by the coding sequence ATGACACAGGCACCAGCAGTGAACGTGCACCGACCCAAGGTCGAGTACTTCGATGTCGCGAGCCTGACCAACACGGACCCCAAGGGGTTCGTGCGTCCGGTCGAGCGCTATCGCGTCGAACCGTGGGGCCTGTACATGGCGCGCACCGCCGACCACCCGCAGTTCCACTACATGGAGTCCTGGCTGTTGCCCGAACTCGGCCTGCGCGCAACGGTTTTCCACTACAACCCCGCGCATCGGCGCGACCAGGACTACTACCTCGATCTCGGCGAGTTCACCAGGATCGAACCGAAGAAGTGGCGGTCGGTCGACCACTACCTCGACATCGTGGTGCGCTCGCAGCGCGAGACGATCCTGCTCGACGTGGACGAACTGCTCGCCGCGCACGCCGCGGGCCTGATCGGCGCGGCCGAGGCGGAGGCCGCCATCCAGCACGCGACCGCCGCGATCGACGGCATCGCCAAGCACGGCCACTCCCTCGACGACTGGCTCGCCACCTACGACATCGAGCTGACCTGGCTCTGA
- the coaE gene encoding dephospho-CoA kinase codes for MLRIGLTGGMGAGKSTVARILAECGGVIVDSDLIAREVVAPGTEGLAALVEAFGPGILAADGSLDRPALAAVAFADDAARATLNSITHPLVGKRTAELISAAPADAIVVQDIPLLVENGLAPLMNLVLIVDVDAETRIRRLAEFRGVTEADARARISAQATDEQRRAVADVLLDNSGPAGAVDAAVHQLWEERLVPFERNLRTGTPAARRELRLVPHDPEWAAQAQRLIARLWVACGAAASRIDHIGSTAVPGLPAKDVLDLQVTVADLAAADGLRDALGAAGFPVKAHVTQDNPKPTEGDPDGTDTARWAKRLHGNADPGRIANVHIRVDGSPGQRFALAFRDWLRADAAAREEYLAVKCEAEAKAAGLTGEAASEAYYAVKEPWFDAVYRRVVG; via the coding sequence ATGTTGCGGATCGGCCTCACCGGAGGCATGGGAGCTGGCAAGTCGACGGTGGCGCGGATCCTCGCCGAGTGTGGCGGGGTGATCGTCGATTCCGACCTGATCGCCAGGGAGGTCGTCGCGCCGGGCACCGAGGGGCTGGCGGCCTTGGTCGAGGCGTTCGGCCCCGGCATCCTCGCGGCGGACGGCAGCCTGGACCGCCCCGCGCTCGCGGCCGTCGCGTTCGCCGACGACGCGGCCCGCGCAACCCTGAATTCCATTACCCATCCGCTGGTCGGAAAGCGCACCGCGGAATTGATTTCGGCGGCCCCGGCGGACGCCATTGTCGTCCAAGATATTCCGCTGTTGGTGGAAAATGGTTTGGCGCCGTTGATGAATCTGGTGTTGATCGTCGACGTCGACGCGGAAACGCGAATTCGTCGTCTCGCGGAATTCCGTGGCGTTACGGAAGCCGATGCGCGGGCTCGAATTTCGGCGCAAGCGACGGACGAACAGCGGCGCGCGGTGGCCGACGTCCTGCTGGACAACAGCGGCCCGGCGGGCGCGGTCGACGCGGCGGTGCACCAGCTGTGGGAGGAGCGGCTGGTGCCGTTCGAGCGCAACCTGCGCACCGGGACGCCCGCTGCGCGACGGGAGCTGCGGCTGGTGCCGCACGATCCGGAATGGGCCGCGCAGGCGCAGCGGCTCATCGCACGACTATGGGTGGCCTGCGGCGCGGCGGCCTCGCGCATCGATCACATCGGTTCCACGGCGGTGCCGGGTCTGCCCGCGAAAGACGTGCTGGATCTGCAGGTCACCGTGGCCGACCTGGCGGCGGCCGACGGGCTGCGCGACGCGCTCGGCGCGGCGGGTTTCCCGGTGAAAGCGCATGTGACGCAGGACAACCCGAAGCCGACCGAGGGCGACCCGGACGGGACCGATACCGCCCGCTGGGCCAAGCGGCTGCACGGCAACGCCGATCCGGGCCGCATCGCCAACGTGCACATCCGTGTGGACGGGTCGCCGGGGCAGCGGTTCGCCCTGGCGTTCCGCGACTGGCTGCGCGCGGACGCGGCGGCGCGCGAGGAGTACCTCGCGGTCAAGTGCGAGGCGGAGGCCAAGGCGGCCGGGCTCACCGGCGAGGCCGCGTCGGAGGCGTATTACGCGGTGAAGGAACCGTGGTTCGACGCGGTCTATCGCCGGGTGGTCGGCTGA
- a CDS encoding helix-turn-helix transcriptional regulator has product MVADERTPLDSEKGILHPREQSRHRSLKRLEPGPRVGEFVDWYWVVHWDLRDRPPYVAEVLSFPCVNITFEHSAHRVGGFVTGVCTAKYTRELTGRGLTFGARFRAGGFGAFTGMDVGSLRDRSLPITEVFPDAEGLAERVLAAESDEDRRVLIEDFLAPRAGGEDPTFQLVTRIVHAMEHDRALTRVDQITERFGVPVRTLQRMFRRYVGAGPKWVLRRYRLQDGADLLAKGWVGDLAALAVELGYFDQAHFSREFTAEIGMAPLEYARHSLRTASDLVGATAGESRR; this is encoded by the coding sequence ATGGTCGCTGACGAACGGACGCCGCTGGACAGCGAGAAGGGAATCCTGCACCCGCGGGAGCAGTCTCGGCATCGCAGCCTGAAACGGCTCGAGCCCGGGCCGCGGGTCGGCGAGTTCGTGGACTGGTACTGGGTCGTGCACTGGGATTTGCGCGATCGCCCGCCGTACGTCGCCGAGGTGCTGTCGTTCCCGTGCGTGAACATCACCTTCGAACACTCCGCGCACCGTGTCGGCGGCTTCGTGACCGGAGTGTGCACCGCCAAGTACACCCGCGAGCTGACAGGCCGCGGGCTGACCTTCGGCGCACGGTTTCGCGCGGGCGGGTTCGGCGCCTTCACCGGCATGGACGTCGGTTCTCTCCGCGATCGCTCCCTGCCGATCACCGAGGTGTTCCCGGACGCCGAGGGGCTCGCCGAACGGGTGCTGGCCGCCGAATCCGACGAGGACCGACGCGTGCTGATCGAGGATTTCCTCGCGCCGCGCGCGGGCGGCGAGGATCCCACCTTCCAGCTGGTGACGCGCATCGTGCACGCCATGGAGCACGACCGCGCGCTCACCAGGGTGGACCAGATCACCGAGCGCTTCGGGGTTCCGGTGCGCACCCTGCAGCGGATGTTCCGTCGCTACGTCGGCGCGGGCCCGAAATGGGTGCTTCGCCGCTATCGGCTGCAGGATGGCGCGGATCTGCTCGCCAAGGGCTGGGTCGGGGATTTGGCCGCGCTCGCTGTCGAACTGGGCTATTTCGATCAGGCGCATTTCTCTCGTGAGTTCACCGCGGAGATCGGAATGGCGCCGCTGGAGTACGCGAGGCATTCGCTGCGCACGGCGTCCGATTTGGTCGGTGCGACGGCCGGTGAATCCCGCCGATAA
- the uvrB gene encoding excinuclease ABC subunit UvrB has product MAFATEIPAEGETPLAHSEFRPVGAIERTEGQFQVVSEHQPAGDQPAAIAELERRIKAGERDVVLLGATGTGKSATTAWLIEKLQRPTLVMAPNKTLAAQLANELREMLPHNAVEYFVSYYDYYQPEAYIAQTDTYIEKDSSINDDVERLRHSATSSLLSRRDVVVVASVSCIYGLGTPQSYLDRSVQLEVGSEIDRDALLRLLVDVQYTRNDLSFTRGSFRVRGDTVEIIPSYEELAVRIEFFGDEIEELYYLHPLTGDVVRKVDMVRIFPATHYVAGPERMERATRDIEQELEERLAEFERQGKLLEAQRLRMRTQYDLEMIRQVGFCSGIENYSRHIDGRPAGSAPATLLDYFPEDFLLVIDESHVTVPQIGGMYEGDMSRKRNLVEYGFRLPSAIDNRPLTWEEFADRIGQTVYLSATPGPYELGQAGGEVVEQVIRPTGLVDPQVVVKPTKGQIDDLVHEIRQRTDRDERVLVTTLTKKMAEDLTDYLLGLGVRVRYLHSEIDTLRRVELLRQLRLGEYDVLVGINLLREGLDLPEVSLVAILDADKEGFLRSSTSLIQTIGRAARNVSGEVHMYADTVTDSMRHAIEETERRRAKQIAYNEQMGIDPKPLRKKIADILDQVYREADEVEVGGSGRNASRGRRAQGEPGRAVSAGVFEGRDIKSMPRAELADLVGELTAQMMNAARELQFELAGRLRDEIADLKKELRGMDAAGLS; this is encoded by the coding sequence ATGGCTTTCGCTACCGAGATTCCCGCCGAGGGCGAGACCCCGCTCGCCCATTCGGAGTTCCGTCCCGTCGGCGCCATCGAGCGCACCGAGGGACAGTTCCAGGTGGTCAGCGAGCACCAGCCGGCGGGCGATCAGCCCGCGGCCATCGCGGAGCTGGAGCGCAGGATCAAGGCGGGCGAGCGCGACGTGGTCCTGCTCGGCGCCACCGGCACCGGCAAGTCGGCCACCACGGCGTGGCTCATCGAGAAGTTGCAGCGCCCGACCTTGGTGATGGCGCCGAACAAGACGCTCGCCGCGCAGCTGGCCAACGAGTTGCGCGAGATGTTGCCGCACAACGCGGTCGAGTACTTCGTCTCGTACTACGACTACTACCAACCCGAGGCGTACATCGCCCAGACCGACACCTACATCGAGAAGGACAGCTCGATCAACGACGACGTGGAGCGGCTGCGCCACTCGGCGACCTCGAGTCTGCTGTCCCGGCGCGACGTGGTGGTGGTCGCTTCGGTGTCCTGCATCTACGGCCTCGGCACGCCGCAGTCCTACCTGGACCGCTCGGTGCAGCTCGAGGTCGGCAGCGAGATCGACCGGGACGCGCTGCTCCGGCTGCTCGTCGACGTGCAGTACACCCGCAACGACCTGTCGTTCACCCGCGGCTCGTTCCGCGTCCGCGGCGACACCGTCGAGATCATCCCGTCCTACGAGGAGCTCGCGGTGCGCATCGAGTTCTTCGGCGACGAGATCGAGGAGCTCTACTATCTGCACCCGCTGACCGGCGACGTGGTGCGCAAGGTGGACATGGTGCGGATCTTCCCGGCCACCCACTACGTGGCCGGGCCCGAACGCATGGAGCGCGCGACCCGCGACATCGAACAGGAGCTCGAGGAGCGCCTGGCCGAGTTCGAGCGCCAGGGCAAGCTGCTGGAGGCGCAGCGGCTGCGCATGCGCACCCAGTACGACCTGGAGATGATCCGGCAAGTCGGGTTCTGCTCCGGCATCGAGAACTACTCGCGCCACATCGACGGCCGCCCGGCCGGGTCGGCCCCCGCGACGCTGCTCGACTACTTCCCCGAGGACTTCCTGCTCGTCATCGACGAGTCGCACGTCACCGTGCCGCAGATCGGCGGCATGTACGAGGGCGACATGTCGCGCAAACGGAATCTCGTCGAGTACGGCTTCCGGCTGCCGTCCGCGATCGACAACCGCCCGCTCACCTGGGAGGAGTTCGCCGATCGCATCGGGCAGACGGTCTACCTTTCCGCGACCCCGGGCCCGTACGAGCTGGGGCAGGCGGGTGGCGAGGTGGTCGAGCAGGTCATCCGCCCGACCGGCCTGGTCGATCCGCAGGTGGTGGTGAAGCCGACCAAGGGGCAGATCGACGACCTGGTGCACGAGATCCGGCAGCGCACCGACCGGGACGAGCGGGTGCTGGTCACCACCTTGACCAAGAAGATGGCCGAGGACCTCACCGATTACCTGCTCGGGCTCGGCGTGCGGGTGCGTTACCTGCACTCGGAGATCGACACGTTGCGCCGCGTCGAGTTGCTGCGCCAGCTGCGCCTCGGCGAGTACGACGTGCTCGTCGGCATCAACCTGCTGCGCGAGGGCCTCGACCTGCCGGAGGTGTCGCTGGTCGCCATCCTGGACGCCGACAAGGAGGGCTTCCTGCGTAGCAGCACCAGCCTCATCCAGACCATCGGCCGCGCGGCCCGCAACGTCTCCGGCGAGGTGCACATGTACGCCGACACCGTCACCGACTCCATGCGCCACGCGATCGAGGAGACCGAGCGGCGCAGGGCCAAGCAGATCGCCTACAACGAGCAGATGGGCATCGACCCGAAGCCGTTGCGCAAGAAGATCGCCGACATCCTGGACCAGGTGTACCGGGAGGCCGACGAGGTCGAGGTCGGCGGCTCCGGTCGCAACGCCAGCCGTGGCAGGCGGGCACAGGGCGAACCAGGGCGCGCGGTCAGCGCGGGCGTCTTCGAGGGCCGCGACATCAAGTCGATGCCGCGCGCCGAACTCGCCGACCTGGTCGGCGAACTCACCGCGCAGATGATGAACGCGGCCCGCGAGCTGCAGTTCGAGCTGGCGGGCAGGCTGCGCGACGAGATCGCCGACCTGAAGAAGGAACTGCGCGGCATGGACGCCGCCGGACTGAGCTGA
- a CDS encoding zinc-binding dehydrogenase, whose translation MRAVVIEEFGEPKDVLATADRPLPEPGPGEVRIALDLAPIHNHDLAIIRGVYGYRPPLPAIPGTEGVGRIDAVGEGVTDRSVGQRVAVSGATEVWAEYFVAKAAQALPVPDSIDDETAAQLLAMPFSAAVLLDDLRVREGDWVVINAANGAVGRLLNLLARRRGVRVLNLVRGQASVGALRELGYEPVIDTETDGWLAQAAAATGGAPIVRAVDQVGGPAGADLLELLAPNGELISFGALSGKPWTISPGTLIFKQAVVKGFWGSRRAQEIGAAERTRVLRELVELAASGELRLTIAAVHSLEHAAEAAAASERPGRNAKIALSPTPDRAG comes from the coding sequence GTGCGAGCCGTTGTCATCGAAGAATTCGGGGAGCCGAAGGATGTGCTGGCCACGGCGGACCGGCCGCTGCCCGAACCTGGTCCCGGCGAGGTGCGGATCGCGCTGGATCTCGCGCCGATCCACAACCACGACCTCGCGATCATCCGCGGCGTCTACGGCTACCGGCCGCCGCTGCCCGCGATCCCCGGCACCGAGGGCGTCGGACGGATCGACGCGGTGGGCGAGGGCGTGACCGACCGATCCGTGGGCCAGCGGGTGGCGGTCTCCGGCGCGACCGAGGTGTGGGCCGAGTACTTCGTCGCCAAGGCGGCGCAGGCGCTGCCGGTGCCCGACTCGATCGACGACGAGACGGCCGCCCAGTTGCTCGCGATGCCGTTCAGCGCCGCGGTGCTGCTTGACGATCTGCGCGTGCGGGAGGGCGACTGGGTGGTGATCAACGCCGCGAACGGCGCGGTGGGGCGGCTGCTGAATCTGCTCGCGCGGCGCCGCGGCGTGCGCGTGCTGAATCTGGTGCGCGGTCAGGCGTCGGTGGGTGCGCTGCGCGAACTCGGCTACGAACCGGTGATCGACACCGAGACGGACGGCTGGCTCGCCCAAGCCGCCGCGGCCACCGGCGGGGCGCCGATCGTGCGCGCCGTGGATCAGGTGGGCGGCCCGGCGGGCGCCGACCTGCTCGAGCTGCTCGCGCCGAACGGTGAGCTGATCTCCTTCGGCGCGCTGTCCGGCAAGCCGTGGACCATCTCGCCCGGCACGCTCATCTTCAAACAGGCTGTGGTGAAAGGCTTCTGGGGCTCCCGGCGGGCCCAGGAGATCGGCGCCGCCGAGCGCACCAGGGTGCTGCGCGAGCTGGTCGAGCTGGCCGCGAGTGGTGAACTGCGGCTGACCATCGCGGCGGTGCACTCGCTCGAGCACGCGGCCGAAGCGGCGGCCGCCAGCGAACGCCCAGGTCGCAATGCGAAGATCGCACTTTCGCCAACGCCGGATCGCGCCGGGTGA